From the genome of bacterium:
GGGTATTGAAATCATCCGCGTGTCAGGACGCATAGATCCTTCGACTTCCATTCAATTCGAAGAAGAGATGAACAGCATTCTTTCTTCCGGAGCTGTCAAGCTTGTTCTTAATCTTTCGGATGTGGATTTCATAAGCAGCACGGGACTGCGCGTCTTCCTCACGGTGCTCAAAAGAGTGAAAGCGGAAAAAGGAGATCTCAAAGTCTG
Proteins encoded in this window:
- a CDS encoding STAS domain-containing protein, whose protein sequence is MKVEATKNDQGIEIIRVSGRIDPSTSIQFEEEMNSILSSGAVKLVLNLSDVDFISSTGLRVFLTVLKRVKAEKGDLKV